A region of the Prinia subflava isolate CZ2003 ecotype Zambia chromosome 17, Cam_Psub_1.2, whole genome shotgun sequence genome:
CGGGGCCCGGGGCCCTGTCCAGCTGCCCCGCTTCCCCCTGAGCTGTCCCGGCGCGGCTCCCGCAGGTGACGAGCAGGAAGTACCCGCGGCTGAAGGAGGTGGACGATGTGCTGGGCGGCGCCGCGGCCTGGGAGAACGTGGACTCCACGGCAGGTAGGGCCGGGCCGAGGGGCCGCGCGGGGCTCgggccgccccgccggcccctcACGGCCTTTTCCCGCAGAGCCGTGCCCCAAGTGCGAGCACCCCCGCGCCTACTTCATGCAGATCCAGACGCGCTCGGCCGACGAGCCCATGACCACCTTCTACAAGTGCTGCAACCCGCAGTGCGGGCACCGCTGGCGGGACTGAGGCGCCGCGGGGCGCGGGCGCAGCTCCTGCAATAAACGCGGCCCTGAGGGCCAGCGAGCGGCTGTGCGTGGTTGTGTGGGCCCGGCAGGGATGGGAAACGGGCTCCGGCGGGGCCCCGTGCCCCTGCTGCGGCCCGGGGAGGGCGGGGGTGATACAGTCGTGCCCTGCACACCGAGAAAGCCGCGTTCAAAACAGCCCCGCCTGAAGGGAACCGGGCTGGGCGACGCTGAgccctgaggcagctgctgtgccacgGCACAGAAGGCAAAGCTGAGGTGAGGCGTTAACAGCGCGGCCTTACAGAGagccaaaaatgaaaaagggCCTTTGCTGTGACCCGTGAAAATCTGTCAGCTACAGCAACAACTACAAACTATACAAACTATACACTGCAACCAGTTACTGATAAAAGCAAAATGTACTTGAAGTAGGACCACGTCTTACTTGTGTTTTAGCATCAAGCTTTATTCTCAGTTT
Encoded here:
- the POLR3K gene encoding DNA-directed RNA polymerase III subunit RPC10 gives rise to the protein MLLFCPACGNVLVAEEGPRCHRFACTTCPYVRNVTRKVTSRKYPRLKEVDDVLGGAAAWENVDSTAEPCPKCEHPRAYFMQIQTRSADEPMTTFYKCCNPQCGHRWRD